The Parachlamydia acanthamoebae genome includes a region encoding these proteins:
- the dnaB gene encoding replicative DNA helicase: protein MSDASIKVKIAPNSKESEMMVLGCMLTSINALNVAADALDDADFYYTEHKLIFQTLKDAYKSDKPADVHLVCEELKRQDKLKTVGGVAYVTTLAQFAGTSAHIEEYCELVRNKAMLRSMIHAAQHVEKRALEEPADVSEALDEAQQLFFQISQSAAAASGVLIGQILSGVKSESQVPFLKELQQRQELYHQRGPEDTGVTGTPSHYTDLDTMLNGLNNSNLMILAARPAMGKTAFAINIAENVCFKGNIPVGIFSLEMSAEQLVHRIVCSQSEVESDKIKTGALNGIEYQRVVAAVNNMQNHMMVIDDQPGLKITDLRARARRMKETYGIGFLIIDYLQLISGSGTNRGGENRQNEISEISRMLKNLARELNIPVLCLSQLSRKVEERTGHRPMMSDLRESGSIEQDSDIIMFLLRREYYDPLDKPGMAEVIVAKNRHGSVGSVNLTFRKEIAQFANYTPVRFENDFADKEAEAEFNPFSPAK from the coding sequence ATGTCTGATGCCTCTATAAAAGTCAAAATTGCACCAAACTCAAAAGAATCCGAAATGATGGTATTGGGTTGCATGTTAACAAGTATTAACGCTCTTAACGTCGCAGCTGATGCTTTGGATGATGCAGACTTTTACTACACTGAACATAAACTCATTTTTCAAACTCTTAAAGATGCCTATAAGAGTGACAAACCTGCGGATGTGCACTTAGTTTGTGAAGAGCTCAAAAGACAGGACAAACTTAAAACAGTGGGTGGCGTTGCCTATGTCACTACCCTCGCCCAGTTTGCGGGAACATCGGCACATATCGAAGAATATTGCGAGCTGGTGCGCAACAAAGCGATGCTGCGCAGTATGATCCATGCTGCCCAACATGTTGAAAAACGTGCCCTTGAAGAACCAGCTGATGTCTCAGAAGCATTAGATGAAGCACAACAACTTTTCTTTCAGATTAGCCAATCAGCTGCTGCTGCTAGTGGAGTTTTGATCGGGCAAATTTTATCTGGTGTTAAATCCGAATCACAAGTGCCCTTTCTTAAGGAGCTTCAACAAAGGCAAGAGCTTTATCATCAACGTGGTCCAGAAGACACAGGAGTTACAGGCACACCTTCTCACTATACAGACCTCGACACCATGTTAAATGGTTTGAATAATTCAAACTTGATGATATTAGCAGCGAGGCCTGCAATGGGTAAAACGGCCTTTGCCATTAATATCGCGGAAAATGTGTGCTTCAAAGGCAATATCCCTGTTGGAATCTTCTCGCTTGAGATGAGCGCAGAGCAACTTGTGCATCGTATTGTCTGCTCTCAATCGGAAGTGGAATCGGATAAAATCAAAACCGGTGCGCTTAATGGAATTGAATACCAACGTGTTGTAGCGGCCGTTAATAACATGCAAAACCACATGATGGTAATTGATGATCAGCCAGGCCTTAAAATAACTGATTTAAGAGCCAGGGCTCGTCGTATGAAGGAAACATATGGCATTGGATTTCTTATCATCGACTACCTCCAGCTTATCTCAGGATCAGGCACTAATCGAGGTGGCGAAAACCGACAAAACGAAATTTCTGAAATTTCCCGTATGTTAAAAAACCTAGCACGAGAACTCAATATTCCTGTCCTTTGCTTGTCTCAGCTCTCCAGAAAAGTGGAAGAGCGCACAGGCCACCGTCCAATGATGAGTGACCTGCGTGAAAGCGGAAGTATTGAGCAAGATTCCGATATCATCATGTTCTTGCTCAGACGCGAGTACTACGACCCACTAGATAAGCCAGGAATGGCCGAAGTGATCGTTGCCAAAAACCGTCATGGTAGCGTAGGAAGTGTTAACTTAACCTTCCGCAAAGAGATCGCCCAATTTGCCAACTACACACCTGTGCGTTTCGAAAACGATTTTGCAGATAAAGAAGCTGAAGCTGAATTCAATCCGTTTTCTCCAGCAAAATAA